Part of the Planctomycetaceae bacterium genome, GCAATTATTCTGCGATGGTTACAACAGAACTAATATTAGGCGATTCTCATCAGTTTTGCAAACTGGAGCATGACGATGGTAATGGATTCGAAGAGCGAAAATTCGATTCTCACAGAGTTGCAGGAGGCGAGCCTTCGTCATGCACGCAAACTCCGTTTGCCCCCAGAAGACTTGGTCAGCATTGTGGTCGCTGAGATTTGGGAGCAAACGGACGCACCCCCCGAGGTTATCGAGTACTTGACGCAAAAGATGGTAAGGCTCCCCGCCAACGCTGCACAGCGGGAGCGTCGGGCGAAGCGCCGACTGCATCAGTGTGAGGAAGCTCGTCGCTCACAAATACTGCACAGCATTCAAGAACGCATTGATGGCCAAGATTTGAAGCGAATTCGCGACGTCGCGATGGAGAACTGTGCTGATGAATTGGATCAGGCTCTGATTCTCGTGCTGATGCGGGAGCATCCCGAATTTGAAAGTCCGCTGCAGGTGTTTCAACGCTATGGAACCAGCAATTCAGTCGGGTACCGACGCTTGGCGTCGTTGAAGGAAAAATTGCGTCACCAACTGTCGGGTTTACATCTCTCAAACTAAGTCAGGTATGCAACCATGCAACTCGACCTTGAATTTCCGGTGTTTTCGACGTCCGCCATTTCTGCAGATCACGGCTATCACCTGTATGCCGGATTGTCGAAAGCACTGGCAACGGTACATTCAGAAAACGGCATTGCCGTGCATCCCATCACTGGTCGGCAAATCGGCGACCGCATGCTGCAACTGATGCCATGGAGCTCCGTTCGCATTCGAACTCCGCAGGACCGCATTGGCGATCTGATTGGATTGGCGGGTAAGACCGTGACCATCGGCGACCGCCAGGTCCGGCTGGGTGTCCCCAAAGTGCAGGGCCTGGAACCCGCGACCGCTCTTCGCAGTCGCCTGGTCACGATCAAGGGCTTCATGGAGGCGGAATCATTCGCTCAAGCCGTCCGACGCCAACTGGACGCATTGGAGATTAGCGAACGAGTCATCCTGACCATCGGCAAACGCCGCACCATCAAAATCCGCGACAAAGAAGTCGTCGGCTTCGAAGTCATTCTGGAAGGCCTGACCGCAGAAGGAAGCATCGCCCTGCAGGAACAAGGAATCGGCGGACGACGGCATATGGGTTGCGGGGTGTTTGTATTGGCAAGATCAGAGGTGAAGGCGTAATGCAGCTTCTTGCGAAATCGTTCCACGGCAGCACGGTGCCTGAAGAGGCAACGTTATTCGGGCATCTTCGTGCGGTGCATGCCAGCGCGGTGAGCATACTGGACACATGCGGTGATTCGATGCTCGCTGCGTTCGATATTCCGGCGCGTCACCTAGATCGCTTTCGCAAGCTCCTTGCCATGGCTGCGGCGCTGCATGATGTCGGCAAAGCAAACTCACACTTTCAGGGAATGTTGGCTCAGTCGGAAGAACGAAGTCGCTACAGCTTTCGACAGGCCCTGCGTCACGAATGGGTTTCGCTGCTGTGGCTTCAGCAATTGGAAGTTCAGCCGTGGATTCGAGAAGTGTTCAAATCAGATGCGGATCTCCTGACGCTGGAATGCTGTATCTGCGGGCATCATCCCGGTGCAAAGCGACCGACGCCGCCTGCCAGCATCGAAGGTGCCGGCTCTGAAATGGCCACGTACTTTCACGAACAGGCTTTTGATGAGATCGCTGACTGGTTACAGCAGTTGAGTGCTTCGACTCAGAAGCCGATCCTGCCAGAATGGACTTTGAAATTCGACGCAACGTCGGCGAACGATCCGAACGTTTCGCTTGCTCGCTGGCACATGCGTGCGAACACACGCTTCGAAAACCTTTCAACAGTTGATAAACGACTTGTTGCTGCTGCCAAAGCGTGCATGGTGGCGGCGGATGTCGCGGGGTCCGCACTGACTGAGCGTCAAAGCAGTCCGCAAGAACAACACCAGTGGATTCGTTCTACGTTGGCAGCCGTTCCGAAGGCTGCGCAGATTGAGGAACTGGTGAAAGAACGTCTGAATGGTTTTCCGGAGCGGCCGTTTCAATCGAATGTGGCCAGTTCGACAAGTCGAGTCACGCTGGTGACCGCAGGCTGCGGATGTGGAAAGACTGTCGCCGCGTGGCTCTGGGCAGCTCGGCAATGTCCTGGCCAGCGAGTGTTTTTTTCATACCCAACGACCGGAACGGCGACGGAAGGCTTTCGCGGTTATCTGTTTGATCACGATTCACAAACTTCAAAGCTGGGGGCGGACCTCTTCCACAGTCGCGCTCAGGTGGATTTTGAAGTGATTCTGGATGTCATTGAAGACGGACAGGCCGAGGCGATCGCGGAAGAGCAACTGCGGATCTATTCGCTGAAGTCCTGGTCAACACCTATTATTTGTTGCACCGTCGATACCGTGTTGGGCATCATTCAAAATCATCGACGCGGGCTGTATTCGTGGCCTGCGCTGGCACAATCCGCATTCGTCTTTGACGAGATCCATGCTTACGACGACAAGCTGTTTGGCTGCTTGCTTAGGTTTCTCAGCGATCTGCGAGGAACAAAGGTACTGTTAATGACGGCGAGCCTGCCCACCCCACGACTCGCGGCCATCCAGCAGGCCCTGGACGACGAAGAACCCGCCAGCATCATTGTCGGGCCGCCAGAACTGGAACAGCTACCGCGTTATCACCGCGAACAGCCAGACGATATTGATGCTCGTGTTCGTGAAGAACTGGATTGCGGTGGTCGAGTGCTGTGGATCTGTAATGTTGTCGATCGGGCGATGGAAGTGGCCGATCGATTCTCAGACTGGAATCTGCTGATTTACCACAGTCGATTCCGCTACGAAGACCGTGTGCAGCGACATAAAGACGTGGTGGCAGCGTTCTCGCCAGGCAGCAGTCAGAACGGAAGCCTGGCTATCTGTACTCAGGTTGCCGAGATGAGCCTTGATATCTCGGCCACACTTCTGGTCACTGAACTCGCTCCGGTTCCGTCGCTGATTCAGCGTTTGGGACGGCTGAATCGCCATGCCAAGCCCGCAGACCCTCCGCCGGTGACGATGCCATTTGCTGTGGATTACCCTCGCAAAGAATCGGGTGCAATCAAAGAAATGCCCTACAGCTTTGAAGTCTATGGTGACTGGCCTCAAGTGACAGAGTCCTGGCTTAGCCAGTTGGGCGATCAGAATATCAGTCAGCAGTCACTGGCGGATGCATGGGAAAACCTGAATTCGGACCGCGAAATTGAAGGGATCGACAGCAACTGGATTGACGGAGGTCCAACCACACAGATTGATTCGGTCAGAACAGCATCACCAGGTGTCACAGTGGTGCGCGCCGGAGCCGACGCGGACGCTTGTCTAGCTGATTCGTCCAGATTGGCTCGCGTGTCCATTCCCATGCCGCAGCCGTACAGCAAGGGATGGACAGGCTGGCCACGAATCAAGGGCGTTTTGATCGCGCCGGAAGACACTTTGATATATGACAGTCAGCGAGGTGCCAAATGGCAAAAGTAAGAACGGAATATCCCCAAACACTGACGATGAACCTGTTCGACCCAGGAATGACGATGATGCATCGAGCGGGCTTGGGCGGGCTTGCATGTTCACTACGCGCGATCGAACGAGATGTTCAAAAGAAGAAGCTGCCGGAAGACCGCAGACCGGGTGGAAAATGGGCCAATGGCGAACCACCGTGGATCATCTCAGAAAACGCTATCACACTGGATTTTGGAGAGGCGGAAAAGGCCGCAAGCTGGCTGAAAGCATTGTTTGAGTACTCATTCGGGCTATCGTCGGATGCTGAAGGAAAGCTCATTCATCTGCCTGGGCAATACGGCAAGCTGGTTCCGAGCCATCCGGTCAGAGCCTATTTGCAGCAGGGAATCACGCTCACTTTCTTGCAGCATGGGCAAACTCGAAAGTTGGCCAAGAATGAAACCGTTCTCACATTCAATCCGGAAGAAGATTCCGGCAAGGCTCTTCAGTATCAGTTCAAAGCCTGTACGGAATATAAACATCAGCAAGGCTGGAAAGATATCACCGACTCGAAAGGGCGCATTGAGCTGAAGCCTGTTGAGATTGCGGGGCCGCTAAGTCCGGGTGCCGTGGTACGACACAACGCATTTTCGACGCCCACGAAACTCTTCGATCTACCCGCTCAGATTCTTCCGTTGTACTTCGCGGTCGTCGGATGCCTTCCGCTGACGCTGAATCGAGGATCCGGGGTTCTGCTGATTCCGGATGTCACTGACCTGATCATGTTCCCGTCCATCCGAGCCGCAATGACACCGCGGACAACTCGCGAATGTCAGATCACGATCGCCAGTGATGCAGCCCTGCAGACTCAGTTACGTCTTCGGGCGACTGAAGAGATCAACAAGCGAGATCTGCCCGCTTGCCATGTCGTGACATTTCAGCCAACGCCATGGGCTTCGCAACAGAAATCGCGAGTTGACACCATCACCGTGGACCCTGGCAGTGACGAAGTGCTGAGCCAGTTCAGTGTTGCGATGAAGGAACTGAGTCCTCGCATTGCCACGCGAGAAATCGAGGAATCCAGTGGGCGGGGAAAGCAACGAGTCGTCACGAAACGTTCCGAATCGTTTTGGGTCGACAGCATTGTGCGTCCGCTGGTCGCCACGAACCTGGCTCGTGGCCGTCCGTGGTATCACAACTTTGTGGAGTTGATGACAAAGATCGATCCTGTCAGCAAACGTCCGCTACGGGACAAATTGTTCTTTGAAAAGAAAGGCTTGAAAGCAATGGTCGAAAACGTGCCGTGGAGCGACACCGGTGAATCAACAATCGTGAACGCTGTTCACGAATCCATCGGTCGCCGATATGGACTGATTTCCAAGGAGAACAAAGGAAATTCCACGGCGATGAAGAATCGCTGGAAGGGCGAATACGACCGCTGGCGACTGGCATTCGCCGGAGCTAAGACCTCGGAACAGTTTCGTCGTTCACTGTGTGACCTTTTTAGTCGAGCAGGTGTGAACAGCATTCTTCAGGAAAACTGGCCCAACATCCTGCCCATGCTCTCCGACAATCGCTGGCAGCAGACTCGAGACCTGGCCCTGTTGGGCCTGGCAAGTTACTCAGGCAAAGGTGCGAAGGAAATCGAAGAAGCGATTGTGACTGACGCAGATTCAGAGGCAGAAGAATAGTTCATTCGCTTCGACCGTTTGTAGTCCCGCCTTCAGGCGGCATGTGGTCAATCATTCAAACCCAACTTGTTGATTAAGGAAACTCAGATGACATTGCACGTCTTCGGAAACATCGTCACGCCTTTTGGAACAGCGGCCAATAACCGAGCTGAAAACGAAGGCAATATCACCACGTTACAGAAACTGATCTGGCACGGTGCGCCGCATTCAACGGTCAGTGCGGAAGCTATTCGCTTCGCATTGCGGCGATTGCTGTCCGAAGCGGAAGAAGCGGGAACAAACCGATCATGGAATGAAGATGCTCGCGTGAATGAATGGGAAGATCACGAGTTCAAAGGCTGGGCGTCAGAAAAAGGTAAGACCTATATCGACGACGACCTTCTGGGATACATGCGAGCGGATGCGGCCAAGGAGGAGGCGGGTGAGAAGAAAGGCTCTGCCAAAGTGCGCCGAGCCGTCCTGGAAATCACACGCGCGGTTTCTTTGACTGCCTGGTCAGGCGACGTCACATTTAACGCCGCATCGCCAGGAGCTACCCCTTCTGCATCAAAAGGCAACGATAACAAAAGCAAGAA contains:
- the cas6 gene encoding type I-MYXAN CRISPR-associated protein Cas6/Cmx6, which produces MQLDLEFPVFSTSAISADHGYHLYAGLSKALATVHSENGIAVHPITGRQIGDRMLQLMPWSSVRIRTPQDRIGDLIGLAGKTVTIGDRQVRLGVPKVQGLEPATALRSRLVTIKGFMEAESFAQAVRRQLDALEISERVILTIGKRRTIKIRDKEVVGFEVILEGLTAEGSIALQEQGIGGRRHMGCGVFVLARSEVKA
- the cas3 gene encoding CRISPR-associated helicase Cas3', which gives rise to MQLLAKSFHGSTVPEEATLFGHLRAVHASAVSILDTCGDSMLAAFDIPARHLDRFRKLLAMAAALHDVGKANSHFQGMLAQSEERSRYSFRQALRHEWVSLLWLQQLEVQPWIREVFKSDADLLTLECCICGHHPGAKRPTPPASIEGAGSEMATYFHEQAFDEIADWLQQLSASTQKPILPEWTLKFDATSANDPNVSLARWHMRANTRFENLSTVDKRLVAAAKACMVAADVAGSALTERQSSPQEQHQWIRSTLAAVPKAAQIEELVKERLNGFPERPFQSNVASSTSRVTLVTAGCGCGKTVAAWLWAARQCPGQRVFFSYPTTGTATEGFRGYLFDHDSQTSKLGADLFHSRAQVDFEVILDVIEDGQAEAIAEEQLRIYSLKSWSTPIICCTVDTVLGIIQNHRRGLYSWPALAQSAFVFDEIHAYDDKLFGCLLRFLSDLRGTKVLLMTASLPTPRLAAIQQALDDEEPASIIVGPPELEQLPRYHREQPDDIDARVREELDCGGRVLWICNVVDRAMEVADRFSDWNLLIYHSRFRYEDRVQRHKDVVAAFSPGSSQNGSLAICTQVAEMSLDISATLLVTELAPVPSLIQRLGRLNRHAKPADPPPVTMPFAVDYPRKESGAIKEMPYSFEVYGDWPQVTESWLSQLGDQNISQQSLADAWENLNSDREIEGIDSNWIDGGPTTQIDSVRTASPGVTVVRAGADADACLADSSRLARVSIPMPQPYSKGWTGWPRIKGVLIAPEDTLIYDSQRGAKWQK
- the cas8a1 gene encoding type I-MYXAN CRISPR-associated Cas8a1/Cmx1, which gives rise to MAKVRTEYPQTLTMNLFDPGMTMMHRAGLGGLACSLRAIERDVQKKKLPEDRRPGGKWANGEPPWIISENAITLDFGEAEKAASWLKALFEYSFGLSSDAEGKLIHLPGQYGKLVPSHPVRAYLQQGITLTFLQHGQTRKLAKNETVLTFNPEEDSGKALQYQFKACTEYKHQQGWKDITDSKGRIELKPVEIAGPLSPGAVVRHNAFSTPTKLFDLPAQILPLYFAVVGCLPLTLNRGSGVLLIPDVTDLIMFPSIRAAMTPRTTRECQITIASDAALQTQLRLRATEEINKRDLPACHVVTFQPTPWASQQKSRVDTITVDPGSDEVLSQFSVAMKELSPRIATREIEESSGRGKQRVVTKRSESFWVDSIVRPLVATNLARGRPWYHNFVELMTKIDPVSKRPLRDKLFFEKKGLKAMVENVPWSDTGESTIVNAVHESIGRRYGLISKENKGNSTAMKNRWKGEYDRWRLAFAGAKTSEQFRRSLCDLFSRAGVNSILQENWPNILPMLSDNRWQQTRDLALLGLASYSGKGAKEIEEAIVTDADSEAEE
- the cas7i gene encoding type I-B CRISPR-associated protein Cas7/Cst2/DevR, with product MTLHVFGNIVTPFGTAANNRAENEGNITTLQKLIWHGAPHSTVSAEAIRFALRRLLSEAEEAGTNRSWNEDARVNEWEDHEFKGWASEKGKTYIDDDLLGYMRADAAKEEAGEKKGSAKVRRAVLEITRAVSLTAWSGDVTFNAASPGATPSASKGNDNKSKNPVPYGTEVHATRYQFGFAMTPARLRDPSRAAKAISALGSLRTVAGNHGRFLFDFSPEAIVLRITEDPAPRLLYCFDTADGGRTVTAESLIARIKSGDVAADELMIGVADTESPLAKSMSDAGLKVHGVRAAINGASERITSAISASA